From Paenibacillus graminis, a single genomic window includes:
- a CDS encoding VOC family protein, which translates to MELSLNWITLRVRDLETSLNFYHGILGLPIERRFESRGKQIVMLDTGTHPKLELIQGNDPALKPECGVSVGFEVKSLDEAMEYLKSQGIPVARGPITPNPHLRFFYILDPDGFEVQLAEHS; encoded by the coding sequence ATGGAACTGAGCCTGAACTGGATTACGCTGAGGGTACGCGATCTGGAGACCTCCCTTAATTTCTATCACGGGATTCTGGGGCTTCCGATTGAGCGCAGATTTGAGAGCAGAGGAAAACAAATTGTGATGTTAGACACAGGGACGCACCCCAAGCTTGAGCTTATTCAGGGAAACGATCCGGCCCTGAAACCGGAATGCGGTGTTTCCGTTGGGTTTGAAGTGAAATCGCTGGATGAGGCCATGGAGTACCTGAAAAGCCAGGGTATCCCCGTAGCGCGCGGGCCGATCACGCCGAACCCCCACCTGCGGTTCTTTTACATCCTGGACCCGGACGGCTTTGAGGTACAGTTGGCGGAGCATAGCTAG